ACGGTAGTCTTGTAAGTCTTGTTTTAATTGCGCCATTTCATATTCGACACCGAGCGCTCTAAATTTAGAGATACGTGTTTTTTCATCTAAATCTTTATATTCAGGATGTTCGTTTTTTAAACGTTCTCCGATCGCTTTAATATCTTTACCACGGTAGCCGTCTTCAGGCATTTCTAACGGCTCTCCGAACGCTTCAAAGTATCTTGCGTTAATAGATAATGCTAAATTATGAATTTGGTTACCCGCGTCGTTTATATAGTATTCACGCGTGACATCGTATCCCGCGTAGTCTAAAATATTCGCTAACGTATCACCGACTGCTGCGTTTCTTGCGTGACCGACGTGGAGTGACCCTGTTGGGTTCGCAGAAACGAATTCTAATAATACTTTTACGTCTTTTTTCTCACTACGTCCGTAGTTTTCTTTTTTATCGAGGACTTCATCGATAATTTTAGTGAGGGAGCCTTCGTTCATTTTAAAGTTAATGAACCCTGGTCCAGCAATGTCGATTTCACGGATATCGCCTTTTTCTTTATCGATATGTTGAACGATTTCCTCTGCGATTTCACGTGGATTACGCTTTAACGTACGCGTGAGTGCCATTGCGATATTCGTTGAGAAATCTCCGTTTGATTTATCTTTTGGGATTTCAATTTTAATGTGTGGAATTTCTTCTACTAATTCGGATTGTTTGAGTGCGTCTTCAATAACCGTTACTAAATGCGCTTTTAAGTCCATATTATGCCTCTTTCTTTAAATGATATTTATAATGTCCTAGTATTTCATCGTTTTCAAATAACTTATACGAGATAAAGACCTCGTCCTCAGCCGTTTTAACTTCAGTAGTATACACTTTAAATCGGTGGCGCCCTGCGACTGTTTCATAGACAGTGTCCGTCAGCTTGCCTTTTACGAATTGGAACTTCATCGTCACTGGACCGCTTCTCATAATACGCACGACGTCGTCTTCTATACTTAAAATAACTGGAACAGTCTCTCCGTTCAGCATTTCATCGTATTTTAAAAACGTGCGATTCCCTTTTAAAATCTTTTCGACTTTAACTGTTTGTGAAAAGTTTTCGCGTCCACTCTTTTGTTTAATTGTCTGTTTTAATCGATACACAAATCGTCACCACCATAATGAGTAATTATAACATAATTTAGTGTCGATTCTTTTTAAAACGACTGTTACATAAAAGAAAAAAGGCAGAGCAATCGCTCCACCTTTAGTGTCTTAGTTATCTGATATAACTAAAGATTATTGTACCTTTTCTTTTTGAATTAATCAAATGAAAATTAATATTTATACACCGAGGTACTCGTGGAGTTCTGTTGAGTTTTCCCACGCGACTGGATCGCGTTCTTTTAAAAATTCGATTAACGTTTGTTTTGTTTTGTCGTCTAACTCTTCGAGACGATAACGTCCTTTCATTGCGTGGTCTAAACTATTCACGTGTTCGTGCATCATTTTATACCCGCGGCGTCTACGTCCGACTTTATTCGTCATAAAGTAACACGACGTCACTCCGCTATAATACACACCTCGTTCGTCTTTATCTAAAGCCATCCATATTAAATTATAATCATTACGCTCGCCTTCTTCTTCTAACGCTTCACTCATATCTGTGAACCATTTGACGCCCTTTTCCGGTTTTGCACGCCCGTGAAGCCCACCCATGTCGACGAACGGTCGTTGCTCGGTGAGATCGATATACACTGGCGCAACGTCTTCAATAATCATTGCACCTTTATGACCATCTAACTCGTCATTTTTTATAATGTTAAATTGAAATCCTGGTTTTTTTGACACAGTTAATCCTCCTAAACATTATTTACGATAACTCATTTAATAAGTTTAAAATCTTCTTTTTAATTGTATCATCTTTAATACGCATTACTTTCTCTTTTGGATAATATAACTTCGCATTCGACCGGTCGAGCCCTGTAATCGCTTGTATGACTACAGATTCGGCACTAATTTCTCGAATGCTTCCGGATTCTTTTAATATGTGAATTGGCTGACGCGAAGACCCTGGTCGGTCGTAGTCATACGGCATATCAGAATATTTATCTGTAAGTAAAAAGTATTTAGGGTCGATACCCGCTGCTTCAAATAAGCTTTCTAATTCCGAATACGTAATAAACCCATCGTAAAACGGTACGTAATTAAATAATTTTCGGTTCACGAACCGATCAGCAAGTTCATTGAGTATTTCATCAATCTCTTCCACCCACTCTTGAAGATAAAAATTCATAACAGTCTCGTCGAGTATTAAATAATCATGAACAGTTTCACGCTTCTCGAAGAACGGGATTAAATACTTCGGAGGCTGTTTAAAGACGTAGCCTCTTTCGTATAATTCTTTTGCACGGTTAAAAATTAGTGTCAGCAACACTTCTCCCCCACGTGATACCGGGTGGAAGTATATTTGCCAATACATTTGATAGCGACTCATTAAATAATCTTCGACTGCGTGCATACCGCTATCTTTGATGAGTACTTCATCTTTTGAAGGGACCATCACTCGAAGCAGACGGTCGATATCAAATTTACCATACTCAACGCCTGTCACATACGAGTCACGCTGCAAGTAATCCATTCGGTCTGCGTCGATTTGACTCGATATCATCGAGATAATCAGTTTGTTTTCGTGAGTATGTGCGATGACGCTCGCTACTGCTTCAGGGAACGACTCGTCAACACGCTTTAATACACGGTTCACTTCTGTGTCTCCGAGTATAATTTTTTTAGTATACGTTTCGTGGTCTGTTCCGAAAATCTTTTCAAACGAATGTGAAAACGGTCCGTGCCCGACATCGTGTAATAACGCAGCACATAAAGCGAGTAGCCGGTCATCTTTTGTCCATTTGTCATATCGTGAAAAGTTCTCGACCATTTTACGAACAATTTCATATACGCCTAAACTATGTGTAAACCGTGAATGTTCAGCTGACGGAAATGCGAAATATAACGTACCGAGTTGTTTAATTCGGCGAAGCCTTTGAAATTCTTTTGTCTTTATAAGATCCCAAATAATGCGGTCTGTCACGTGAATATAACTATGCACTGGGTCTTTAAACACTTTTTCTGATTCGAGTTGCTCGTATTTATAATCGGTAACCAATGATATCACCTCAATCGTTCAAACGTTCGTTTCGTTCTACCATGCGCTCACGTTGTTTATTAAAAAAATCGAGTGCGTCTTTAGTTAATTGCTCGCTTGTTTGAATGTTTCCAAAGAGTGATTCTATCGTTTTTAAAATTCTCTCTTCAGTGTCTGTCACTGTTAGTCCGTCTATCAGTTCTGATAGTGAAATCATCACATCCGGATTCA
Above is a genomic segment from Nosocomiicoccus massiliensis containing:
- a CDS encoding DUF1934 domain-containing protein; its protein translation is MYRLKQTIKQKSGRENFSQTVKVEKILKGNRTFLKYDEMLNGETVPVILSIEDDVVRIMRSGPVTMKFQFVKGKLTDTVYETVAGRHRFKVYTTEVKTAEDEVFISYKLFENDEILGHYKYHLKKEA
- a CDS encoding YwhD family protein, which translates into the protein MSKKPGFQFNIIKNDELDGHKGAMIIEDVAPVYIDLTEQRPFVDMGGLHGRAKPEKGVKWFTDMSEALEEEGERNDYNLIWMALDKDERGVYYSGVTSCYFMTNKVGRRRRGYKMMHEHVNSLDHAMKGRYRLEELDDKTKQTLIEFLKERDPVAWENSTELHEYLGV
- a CDS encoding HD domain-containing protein, which translates into the protein MVTDYKYEQLESEKVFKDPVHSYIHVTDRIIWDLIKTKEFQRLRRIKQLGTLYFAFPSAEHSRFTHSLGVYEIVRKMVENFSRYDKWTKDDRLLALCAALLHDVGHGPFSHSFEKIFGTDHETYTKKIILGDTEVNRVLKRVDESFPEAVASVIAHTHENKLIISMISSQIDADRMDYLQRDSYVTGVEYGKFDIDRLLRVMVPSKDEVLIKDSGMHAVEDYLMSRYQMYWQIYFHPVSRGGEVLLTLIFNRAKELYERGYVFKQPPKYLIPFFEKRETVHDYLILDETVMNFYLQEWVEEIDEILNELADRFVNRKLFNYVPFYDGFITYSELESLFEAAGIDPKYFLLTDKYSDMPYDYDRPGSSRQPIHILKESGSIREISAESVVIQAITGLDRSNAKLYYPKEKVMRIKDDTIKKKILNLLNELS